From the genome of Acropora palmata chromosome 4, jaAcrPala1.3, whole genome shotgun sequence, one region includes:
- the LOC141878518 gene encoding uncharacterized protein LOC141878518 isoform X3 gives MERDLRTLRRSKLMNYSEFRIMTTALEQYYKDVKIAILTGKREAKDLDMRPYLYDEGDPYDKPFYGTLLKMLSEVAMTKYFDKQHEDLLKIYKWYKANKKLITSPPKIPFPSPEKYERSSDGHDGPEEDDEQEELEELLKVPKLHLRPKTAPSVEGRKGVRYVTWNKAQLLNRSKRPLSVSKATQKQQRDDQSKDSLSRSLHISCYGVANSSSGSSLHQDFESGRHVCRPGTAPAIIRSGRQGRINYQQLKSLILEPGKSSSAPYSSPVVSPPSSPRDTPVATRARSPLSAHFTPYNVKEPPLKLSPRVAKDNVVSQEAEIETSDGNGRENNRVNTRDKVTNKTDAKQKIVPHEILKDASPSLIENILENQKKEEALLEEQHEFLQAKLAHDYDNYVDALSLSQERTRDSGIVNSGVTLKKDVQNSGIPVKFSQDKRETVQVSPVGVYDLSAPEIVPSYSTVYLEGISANGHRRSVSDNSLERSSSNSTKDSRHATVPHNSPQEVVKVDAVLGLVTPIGAQMEHDRGRVIKEEIASSGQLQSIISIPFQTSLSNAVFSSPVREVSFRTSYAGNSSVKNFSVEDAASEKRHLSLFEQGISSHQYADNRPPSKTSDGKSLELKFREPKLSSERNPRDYTVHFPQEKPQEPTATKSYKTSGPVIPDTIRYQWTDDGFGHRTYLKKLKKQALTSPRITGKKAPTQPTFQVTMPTGSRSLDKRTLASLVLVRHLGEADRRNIDLVSAPQTGGKLIFGPTHDHTVADYSYSLEYMPICQPVGPRLAEGANPSTVNWYLQGEHGLFREPSKHHTVSRDHSLMVEGHHVSSDDKTKEQRSTREQKVALLLPEFSLDDSSGIAVTKSKDTLHFSSSNCPSSPLTPSSARPSSPRPLSSSRVSSPCSLTGARPSWQSSASSQKVIPIPTAGHSSRPSSARSYCSSHDHTTNSPNFTVRNFNHFCWDEEYVLTQDYMRQREVWAAVNIQRIFRGYMARRYLKQLQISNVERQRKAAITLQSNFRGFLTRKRQMEKNLGGYTPSSRDLEWARKYKQDLKKREDIRKQKNHYTLLMQSREAEKKEQQIKQVQAHQHIFEVFHPTPNGPTKAQKKAAAITIQRYFRGWFVRRMFVKSKEKALKRTLSFNKFIKGYQALLYRIQHRYGIREPSTALEFNELMEYVERVNKYEVAFDKFAANGVLGYKDIKKFFDSVGHVPSQKEIDGAIEIVTKMSAKGRSLTKAGAVEVLFQIYVPKGTKLNLANIRKSTWLNPLDNGRDLMQLLSKKDLEQTNLLKCFEVVASSGRESNDIKSLLQPESAKPTEKKQDGKKKASSVPPTRKTMLAQYPMRPSTPRSKFPRPPSSQKPRKR, from the exons ATGGAGAGGGATTTAAGAACTTTGCGGAGATCTAAG cTCATGAACTACTCAGAGTTTCGAATAATGACCACTGCTCTTGAGCAATACTACAAAGATGTCAAAATTGCCATTTTGACTGGTAAAAGAGAGGCAAAGGATCTAGACATGAG ACCATATTTATATGATGAAGGAGACCCCTATGATAAACCGTTCTATGGGACATTGTTGAAGATGCTGTCTGAAGTTGCAAT GACAAAGTACTTTGACAAACAGCATGAGGACTTGttgaaaatttacaagtgGTACAAGGCCAACAAAAAGCTCATTACATCCCCCCCT AAAATTCCATTTCCAAGCCCTGAGAAGTATGAAAGGAGCTCAGATGGTCATGATGGCCCAGAGGAAGATGATGAACAAGAAGAATTGGAAGAACTCTTAAAAGTTCCAAAGCTCCATCTACGGCCAAAGACAGCACCATCAGTAGAGGGCCGAAAAGGGGTACGATATGTGACCTGGAATAAAGCACAGCTGCTGAACAGGTCCAAAAGGCCACTGTCAGTTTCCAAGGCAACACAAAAGCAGCAAAGAGATGATCAGAGCAAG GATTCTCTTTCCAGAAGTCTTCATATCAGTTGTTATGGCGTGGCCAACTCAAGCAGTGGTTCCTCTCTACATCAGGATTTTGAATCTGGCAGGCATGTCTGCAGACCAGGCACCGCACCAGCTATTATCAGGAGTGGTAGG CAGGGGAGAATAAATTACCAACAGTTAAAGTCATTGATTTTGGAGCCAGGGAAGAGCAGTTCTGCTCCCTATTCATCGCCAGTTGTTTCCCCGCCATCATCCCCAAGGGACACCCCAGTGGCAACTAG AGCAAGATCGCCGTTGTCAGCGCACTTCACCCCTTATAATGTCAAAGAACCACCGTTGAAGTTGTCTCCAAGGGTAGCAAAAGACAATGTCGTTTCTCAGGAAGCAGAAATTGAGACAAGTGACGGTAATGGTCGTGAAAATAACCGCGTAAACACCAGAGACAAAGTTACAAATAAAACAGATGCAAAGCAGAAGATAGTTCCACATGAAATACTCAAAGATGCTTCGCCCTCACTGATTGAAAATATTCTAGAGAATCAGAAAAAAGAAGAGGCTTTGCTAGAAGAACAACATGAGTTTTTACAGGCGAAGCTTGCTCATGATTACGATAATTACGTTGATGCTCTAAGCTTGTCGCAAGAAAGAACGCGGGATTCAGGAATCGTTAATAGTGGTGTGACATTGAAAAAGGATGTGCAGAACAGTGGGATACCTGTGAAGTTTTCTCAGGACAAGAGAGAGACTGTACAGGTATCTCCTGTTGGCGTTTATGATCTTTCTGCCCCTGAAATAGTACCAAGCTATTCCACAGTGTATTTGGAAGGTATTTCTG CAAATGGTCACAGGAGAAGTGTGTCAGACAACAGCCTTGAACGATCAAGCAGTAATTCAACCAAGGATAGCAGACATGCTACGGTTCCTCACAATAG TCCGCAGGAAGTTGTCAAAGTTGATGCCGTTCTTGGGCTTGTAACACCAATCGGGGCACAAATGGAACACGACCGAGGGAGG GtgataaaagaagaaatagcATCCTCAGGACAACTGCAGTCCATTATTAGTATTCCATTTCAAACGTCCTTGTCAAATGCGGTCTTCTCCTCCCCTGTAAGAGAAGTAAGTTTCAGAACTTCATATGCAGGAAATAGTTCTGTGAAGAACTTTTCAGTGGAGGATGCTGCAAGCGAAAAGCGCCATCTTAGTCTGTTTGAACAAGGAATTTCGTCTCATCAATATGCAGATAACAG ACCGCCCTCGAAGACATCTGATGGCAAATCGCTGGAACTGAAATTCAGGGAACCCAAGCTAAGCTCTGAGAGAAACCCAAGGGATTACACTGTGCATTTCCCACAAGAGAAGCCGCAAGAACCCACGGCAACGAAAAGCTACAAGACATCAGGACCCGTTATACCTGATACCATCCGATATCA atggACTGATGATGGCTTTGGTCATAGAACATACctaaaaaagctgaaaaaaca GGCACTGACATCCCCACGCATCACAGGAAAGAAAGCACCAACCCAGCCAACATTTCAAGTCACCATGCCAACTGGCTCCCGGTCATTGGACAAAAGAACCCTAGCCTCTCTTGTGCTGGTCAGGCATCTGGGGGAAGCTGATAGGAGAAACAT TGATCTTGTATCTGCACCACAGACTGGCGGCAAGCTTATTTTTGGTCCAACACATGATCACACTGTTGCCGACTATAGCTACAGTCTGGAGTACATGCCCATTTGCCAGCCCGTTGGACCAAGACTTG CTGAGGGTGCGAATCCATCAACTGTCAACTGGTATTTACAGGGAGAACACGGTCTTTTCCGAGAGCCATCTAAACATCATACTGTTTCAAG AGATCACTCTTTAATGGTAGAGGGACACCATGTTAGTTCGgatgacaaaacaaaagaacagagatCAACACGAGAACAGAAAGTTGCCTTATTACTACCTGAGTTCAGTTTGGATGACAGCAGTGGCATTGCTGTCACTAAGAGCAAAg ATACTTTACATTTCTCGTCATCGAATTGTCCGTCTTCCCCTCTTACCCCATCATCAGCCAGGCCGTCTTCACCACGTCCCTTGTCATCATCTCGGGTGTCCTCGCCTTGCTCTTTGACAGGTGCTCGTCCGTCTTGGCAGTCTTCAGCTTCCTCTCAAAAGGTGATTCCAATTCCTACAGCGGGCCATTCTTCCAGACCTTCATCAGCTCGGAGTTATTGCAGTTCTCATGATCACACCACAAATTCTCCAAACTTCACAGTTAGGAACTTCAATCATTTTTGTTGGGATGAAGAA TATGTATTGACACAAGACTACATGAGACAGCGAGAGGTCTGGGCAGCGGTTAACATACAAAG GATTTTTCGAGGCTATATGGCAAGGCGATATTTGAAACAATTGCAGATCTCAAATGTTGAGCGTCAGCGAAAGGCGGCCATCACTCTGCAGAG TAATTTTCGGGGATTTCTTACTCGCAAAAgacaaatggaaaaaaatttgggAGGGTATACTCCCAGCTCACGTGACTTAGAATGGGCTCGAAAGTATAAACAGGATTTGAAGAAACGAGAAGACATCaggaaacagaaaaatcaTTACACCCTTCTTAT GCAAAGCAGAGAAGCTGAGAAGAAAGAGCAGCAAATAAAACAAGTTCAGGCTCATCAACATATATTTGA GGTGTTTCATCCGACACCAAATGGTCCAACAAAAGCACAGAAAAAAGCTGCCGCTATTACAATACAAAG GTATTTTAGAGGCTGGTTTGTTCGTCGCATGTTTGTGAAATCAAAGGAGAAG GCCTTGAAGCGTACACTGTCCTTCAACAAATTTATCAAGGGTTACCAGGCCTTGCTGTACCGAATACAGCATCGTTATGGAATTAGAGAACCAAGTACTGCATTGGAATTTAATGAGTTGATGGAATATGTGGAGCGTGTTAACA AGTATGAAGTCGCATTTGACAAGTTTGCCGCCAATGGTGTTCTGGGGTACAAAGACataaagaaattttttgattCTGTCGGTCACGTGCCTTCACAGAAAGAAATTGATGGTGCCATAGAGATAGTAACAAAAA TGTCTGCCAAAGGTCGCAGTCTGACTAAGGCTGGAGCTGTTGaagttttatttcaaatttatgtTCCAAAGGGAACCAAGTTAAATTTGGCCAACATTCGAAAATCTACATGGCTAAATCCACTGGACAATGGCCGTGATCTCATGCAGCTGCTTTCCAAAAAGGACCTGGAACAAACTAATCTTCTGAAGTGCTTTGAGGTGGTAGCCAGTTCGGGGAGGGAAAGCAATGATATCAAGAGCTTGCTTCAACCAGAATCAGCCAAACcaacagaaaagaaacaagatggaaagaaaaaggccTCCTCTGTACCTCCGACACGCAAAACTATGTTGGCTCAATATCCCATGAGGCCTTCAACTCCAAGATCAAAATTTCCCAGACCTCCCTCATCGCAAAAGCCAAGGAAGAGATAA
- the LOC141878518 gene encoding uncharacterized protein LOC141878518 isoform X1, with protein sequence MERDLRTLRRSKLMNYSEFRIMTTALEQYYKDVKIAILTGKREAKDLDMRPYLYDEGDPYDKPFYGTLLKMLSEVAMTKYFDKQHEDLLKIYKWYKANKKLITSPPKIPFPSPEKYERSSDGHDGPEEDDEQEELEELLKVPKLHLRPKTAPSVEGRKGVRYVTWNKAQLLNRSKRPLSVSKATQKQQRDDQSKDSLSRSLHISCYGVANSSSGSSLHQDFESGRHVCRPGTAPAIIRSGRQGRINYQQLKSLILEPGKSSSAPYSSPVVSPPSSPRDTPVATRARSPLSAHFTPYNVKEPPLKLSPRVAKDNVVSQEAEIETSDGNGRENNRVNTRDKVTNKTDAKQKIVPHEILKDASPSLIENILENQKKEEALLEEQHEFLQAKLAHDYDNYVDALSLSQERTRDSGIVNSGVTLKKDVQNSGIPVKFSQDKRETVQVSPVGVYDLSAPEIVPSYSTVYLEGISANGHRRSVSDNSLERSSSNSTKDSRHATVPHNSPQEVVKVDAVLGLVTPIGAQMEHDRGRVIKEEIASSGQLQSIISIPFQTSLSNAVFSSPVREVSFRTSYAGNSSVKNFSVEDAASEKRHLSLFEQGISSHQYADNRPPSKTSDGKSLELKFREPKLSSERNPRDYTVHFPQEKPQEPTATKSYKTSGPVIPDTIRYQWTDDGFGHRTYLKKLKKQALTSPRITGKKAPTQPTFQVTMPTGSRSLDKRTLASLVLVRHLGEADRRNIDLVSAPQTGGKLIFGPTHDHTVADYSYSLEYMPICQPVGPRLAEGANPSTVNWYLQGEHGLFREPSKHHTVSSDDFKTRLSFVRIPRDHSLMVEGHHVSSDDKTKEQRSTREQKVALLLPEFSLDDSSGIAVTKSKDTLHFSSSNCPSSPLTPSSARPSSPRPLSSSRVSSPCSLTGARPSWQSSASSQKVIPIPTAGHSSRPSSARSYCSSHDHTTNSPNFTVRNFNHFCWDEEYVLTQDYMRQREVWAAVNIQRIFRGYMARRYLKQLQISNVERQRKAAITLQSNFRGFLTRKRQMEKNLGGYTPSSRDLEWARKYKQDLKKREDIRKQKNHYTLLMQSREAEKKEQQIKQVQAHQHIFEVFHPTPNGPTKAQKKAAAITIQRYFRGWFVRRMFVKSKEKALKRTLSFNKFIKGYQALLYRIQHRYGIREPSTALEFNELMEYVERVNKYEVAFDKFAANGVLGYKDIKKFFDSVGHVPSQKEIDGAIEIVTKMSAKGRSLTKAGAVEVLFQIYVPKGTKLNLANIRKSTWLNPLDNGRDLMQLLSKKDLEQTNLLKCFEVVASSGRESNDIKSLLQPESAKPTEKKQDGKKKASSVPPTRKTMLAQYPMRPSTPRSKFPRPPSSQKPRKR encoded by the exons ATGGAGAGGGATTTAAGAACTTTGCGGAGATCTAAG cTCATGAACTACTCAGAGTTTCGAATAATGACCACTGCTCTTGAGCAATACTACAAAGATGTCAAAATTGCCATTTTGACTGGTAAAAGAGAGGCAAAGGATCTAGACATGAG ACCATATTTATATGATGAAGGAGACCCCTATGATAAACCGTTCTATGGGACATTGTTGAAGATGCTGTCTGAAGTTGCAAT GACAAAGTACTTTGACAAACAGCATGAGGACTTGttgaaaatttacaagtgGTACAAGGCCAACAAAAAGCTCATTACATCCCCCCCT AAAATTCCATTTCCAAGCCCTGAGAAGTATGAAAGGAGCTCAGATGGTCATGATGGCCCAGAGGAAGATGATGAACAAGAAGAATTGGAAGAACTCTTAAAAGTTCCAAAGCTCCATCTACGGCCAAAGACAGCACCATCAGTAGAGGGCCGAAAAGGGGTACGATATGTGACCTGGAATAAAGCACAGCTGCTGAACAGGTCCAAAAGGCCACTGTCAGTTTCCAAGGCAACACAAAAGCAGCAAAGAGATGATCAGAGCAAG GATTCTCTTTCCAGAAGTCTTCATATCAGTTGTTATGGCGTGGCCAACTCAAGCAGTGGTTCCTCTCTACATCAGGATTTTGAATCTGGCAGGCATGTCTGCAGACCAGGCACCGCACCAGCTATTATCAGGAGTGGTAGG CAGGGGAGAATAAATTACCAACAGTTAAAGTCATTGATTTTGGAGCCAGGGAAGAGCAGTTCTGCTCCCTATTCATCGCCAGTTGTTTCCCCGCCATCATCCCCAAGGGACACCCCAGTGGCAACTAG AGCAAGATCGCCGTTGTCAGCGCACTTCACCCCTTATAATGTCAAAGAACCACCGTTGAAGTTGTCTCCAAGGGTAGCAAAAGACAATGTCGTTTCTCAGGAAGCAGAAATTGAGACAAGTGACGGTAATGGTCGTGAAAATAACCGCGTAAACACCAGAGACAAAGTTACAAATAAAACAGATGCAAAGCAGAAGATAGTTCCACATGAAATACTCAAAGATGCTTCGCCCTCACTGATTGAAAATATTCTAGAGAATCAGAAAAAAGAAGAGGCTTTGCTAGAAGAACAACATGAGTTTTTACAGGCGAAGCTTGCTCATGATTACGATAATTACGTTGATGCTCTAAGCTTGTCGCAAGAAAGAACGCGGGATTCAGGAATCGTTAATAGTGGTGTGACATTGAAAAAGGATGTGCAGAACAGTGGGATACCTGTGAAGTTTTCTCAGGACAAGAGAGAGACTGTACAGGTATCTCCTGTTGGCGTTTATGATCTTTCTGCCCCTGAAATAGTACCAAGCTATTCCACAGTGTATTTGGAAGGTATTTCTG CAAATGGTCACAGGAGAAGTGTGTCAGACAACAGCCTTGAACGATCAAGCAGTAATTCAACCAAGGATAGCAGACATGCTACGGTTCCTCACAATAG TCCGCAGGAAGTTGTCAAAGTTGATGCCGTTCTTGGGCTTGTAACACCAATCGGGGCACAAATGGAACACGACCGAGGGAGG GtgataaaagaagaaatagcATCCTCAGGACAACTGCAGTCCATTATTAGTATTCCATTTCAAACGTCCTTGTCAAATGCGGTCTTCTCCTCCCCTGTAAGAGAAGTAAGTTTCAGAACTTCATATGCAGGAAATAGTTCTGTGAAGAACTTTTCAGTGGAGGATGCTGCAAGCGAAAAGCGCCATCTTAGTCTGTTTGAACAAGGAATTTCGTCTCATCAATATGCAGATAACAG ACCGCCCTCGAAGACATCTGATGGCAAATCGCTGGAACTGAAATTCAGGGAACCCAAGCTAAGCTCTGAGAGAAACCCAAGGGATTACACTGTGCATTTCCCACAAGAGAAGCCGCAAGAACCCACGGCAACGAAAAGCTACAAGACATCAGGACCCGTTATACCTGATACCATCCGATATCA atggACTGATGATGGCTTTGGTCATAGAACATACctaaaaaagctgaaaaaaca GGCACTGACATCCCCACGCATCACAGGAAAGAAAGCACCAACCCAGCCAACATTTCAAGTCACCATGCCAACTGGCTCCCGGTCATTGGACAAAAGAACCCTAGCCTCTCTTGTGCTGGTCAGGCATCTGGGGGAAGCTGATAGGAGAAACAT TGATCTTGTATCTGCACCACAGACTGGCGGCAAGCTTATTTTTGGTCCAACACATGATCACACTGTTGCCGACTATAGCTACAGTCTGGAGTACATGCCCATTTGCCAGCCCGTTGGACCAAGACTTG CTGAGGGTGCGAATCCATCAACTGTCAACTGGTATTTACAGGGAGAACACGGTCTTTTCCGAGAGCCATCTAAACATCATACTGTTTCAAG TGATGATTTCAAAACTCGTCTTTCCTTTGTGCGGATTCCAAGAGATCACTCTTTAATGGTAGAGGGACACCATGTTAGTTCGgatgacaaaacaaaagaacagagatCAACACGAGAACAGAAAGTTGCCTTATTACTACCTGAGTTCAGTTTGGATGACAGCAGTGGCATTGCTGTCACTAAGAGCAAAg ATACTTTACATTTCTCGTCATCGAATTGTCCGTCTTCCCCTCTTACCCCATCATCAGCCAGGCCGTCTTCACCACGTCCCTTGTCATCATCTCGGGTGTCCTCGCCTTGCTCTTTGACAGGTGCTCGTCCGTCTTGGCAGTCTTCAGCTTCCTCTCAAAAGGTGATTCCAATTCCTACAGCGGGCCATTCTTCCAGACCTTCATCAGCTCGGAGTTATTGCAGTTCTCATGATCACACCACAAATTCTCCAAACTTCACAGTTAGGAACTTCAATCATTTTTGTTGGGATGAAGAA TATGTATTGACACAAGACTACATGAGACAGCGAGAGGTCTGGGCAGCGGTTAACATACAAAG GATTTTTCGAGGCTATATGGCAAGGCGATATTTGAAACAATTGCAGATCTCAAATGTTGAGCGTCAGCGAAAGGCGGCCATCACTCTGCAGAG TAATTTTCGGGGATTTCTTACTCGCAAAAgacaaatggaaaaaaatttgggAGGGTATACTCCCAGCTCACGTGACTTAGAATGGGCTCGAAAGTATAAACAGGATTTGAAGAAACGAGAAGACATCaggaaacagaaaaatcaTTACACCCTTCTTAT GCAAAGCAGAGAAGCTGAGAAGAAAGAGCAGCAAATAAAACAAGTTCAGGCTCATCAACATATATTTGA GGTGTTTCATCCGACACCAAATGGTCCAACAAAAGCACAGAAAAAAGCTGCCGCTATTACAATACAAAG GTATTTTAGAGGCTGGTTTGTTCGTCGCATGTTTGTGAAATCAAAGGAGAAG GCCTTGAAGCGTACACTGTCCTTCAACAAATTTATCAAGGGTTACCAGGCCTTGCTGTACCGAATACAGCATCGTTATGGAATTAGAGAACCAAGTACTGCATTGGAATTTAATGAGTTGATGGAATATGTGGAGCGTGTTAACA AGTATGAAGTCGCATTTGACAAGTTTGCCGCCAATGGTGTTCTGGGGTACAAAGACataaagaaattttttgattCTGTCGGTCACGTGCCTTCACAGAAAGAAATTGATGGTGCCATAGAGATAGTAACAAAAA TGTCTGCCAAAGGTCGCAGTCTGACTAAGGCTGGAGCTGTTGaagttttatttcaaatttatgtTCCAAAGGGAACCAAGTTAAATTTGGCCAACATTCGAAAATCTACATGGCTAAATCCACTGGACAATGGCCGTGATCTCATGCAGCTGCTTTCCAAAAAGGACCTGGAACAAACTAATCTTCTGAAGTGCTTTGAGGTGGTAGCCAGTTCGGGGAGGGAAAGCAATGATATCAAGAGCTTGCTTCAACCAGAATCAGCCAAACcaacagaaaagaaacaagatggaaagaaaaaggccTCCTCTGTACCTCCGACACGCAAAACTATGTTGGCTCAATATCCCATGAGGCCTTCAACTCCAAGATCAAAATTTCCCAGACCTCCCTCATCGCAAAAGCCAAGGAAGAGATAA